The sequence CATGTAACTGGGCTGGTATTTCCTGTGAAAATAACCGTGTTACTGTTCTCAGGTTACCGGCATCTTCACTTATCGGTAACCTTCCGGTTAACACCATTTCAAACTTAACTAAGCTCCGTACAATTAGTCTCCGGTTTAACCGGTTATCCGGTTCACTTCCTTCTGATTTTTCTAAACTTACCGAGCTACGTAATCTTTACCTTCAGGAAAATAACTTTACTGGTGATATTCCGTCTTCTTTTTTTACCCTTCATTTTATGGTACGTTTAGATCTTAGTAACAACAATTTTACTGGTGAGATACCAACCGGGTTTAACAATTTGACCCGTTTGAGAACACTTATGCTTGCAAAAAACCAGTTTTCCGGGTCAGTTCCTGAGCTAAAGTTACCAAAACTTGTGCAATTTAATGTATCTGGTAATAGTTTAAATGGGTCTATTCCAAAGAGTTTACAAGGTATGCCTGTTGATTCTTTTTCTGGAAATTCACTTTGTGGGAAACCACTTGAAATTTGTCCTGGAAATGGGACTCAACCTGCTATAGCTACTGGTGGTATTGAAATTGGAAATGGATCACATAAGAAAAAGAAGTTATCTGGTGGTGCAATTGCTGGTATTGTTATTGGATCTGTAGTGGGGTTTgttttattgttgttgattttgtttcTGTTGTGTAGAAAGAGGACTGGTAACAACAATGCTAGGTCTGTTGACGTGGCAACGTATAAGCACCCGGAAACTGAGGTTTCTAGGGATAAGCCGAGCAATGTGGATCCTGAAAATGGCAGTGGTAATAACGGGTATTCAGTGgcggctgctgctgctgctgcaaTGACGGGTAAAGGGGGGGAGAGTGGTGAAAATGTGGTTAAAAAGTTGAACTTTTTCGGGAATTCTGCGAGGGTTTTCGATTTGGAGGATTTGTTGAGAGCTTCAGCTGAGGTTTTAGGGAAAGGGACGTTTGGAACTGCGTATAAGGCGGTTTTGGAGATGGGGACTGTTGTAGCTGTTAAGAGGTTGAAGGATGTGACTATATCTGAGATGGAGTTTAGGGAGAAAATTGATTCTGTTGGAGGAATGAATCATGAGAATTTGGTGCCTCTTAGGGCATATTATTATAGCAGGGAGGAGAAACTTCTTGTCTATGATTATATGCCAATGGGAAGCTTGTCTGCACTTCTTCATGGTGAGTCAAAGTTAAAATTTTCCTTAAAAAACGATAGTAATAGTTTTGTTGTTGTAGGTGCATATATTACAGTTCTTCCAACTTTTGATTCAATTAGTGCAGCTTTTCTTGCTTTTCTATGAATTGGTTAGTTGGACTTGTTGTTTACTTTACTTGATGCAGTGCCTCTTTTGGGGGGATAAATCTAACTGAATGAAAGAAAAATTTCTTGTTTTAGCATGCCTAATGTGTATTTATCAGCATGCTTCGCGACTCTATGTGCCTGATGTCTTTTGTGCAAGAAAAAGTTGCAAGCGGAACTCTGTTTTCTCTATTCTTGGTTGTCATATCATAATTGTTATTCCACAATATCCTTAACCTGCACTAATTGAATCTATTATATGGCTTCACCTTCTAGAGTGTTATTGCTAGAGGACTAAATGTTCTGTTTAAATATAATGCCTCTATTCAACTCGTGAGTAGTCTTTGCAAGTGTGCATCTCGTATGATTTTGAACATTTCTTAGTAGATTTGCTAGAGGTGCATTTGTGAAATGTTGCTATTACAGCCGATGAAACTCGAAACTTGTTAAATGAGCAAACAGCTCGTAAGATGTTTTCTACAATTTTATTTGTGGTATTCACTACCAAGCTCTGCTATTTTCCAGGAAACAAGGGGGCTGGGAGGACACCACTGGATTGGGAAGTCAGGTCAAGCATTGCCCTTGGTACTGCTCGGGGCGTTGAATACCTACACTCTCAAGGTCCAAGTGTCTCCCATGGGAACATTAAATCATCCAATGTTCTCCTCACCAAATCATACGATGCACGGGTCTCAGATTTTGGCTTAGCGCAGCTGGTTGGACCTCCAACTTCCCCGACTCGAGTTGCTGGATATCGTGCTCCAGAGGTAACTGACCCGCGCAAAGTTTCCCAAAAGGCAGATGTATATAGCTTTGGTGTATTGCTTCTTGAGCTTCTCACTGGGAAGGCACCCACTCATGCCCTCCTGAATGAGGAAGGTGTTGACTTGCCAAGGTGGGTCCAGTCCATAGTTAAAGAGCAATGGACTTCAGAAGTTTTTGATATCGAGCTCCTCAGGTACCAGAGTGTCGAGGAAGAAATGGTGCAACTTTTGCAGCTTGCAATAGATTGTGCGGCTCAATATCCTGACCACAGACCTTCGATGTCCGAGGTCTGTGATCGGATTCAAGAGCTCCGTCGCTCAAGCGTGGGGGTTACTCAAGAACCATCTGATCTTGTCAATGAATTTGATTGAGGTGGTACTTAGTCCTTTACATGTGCAGTACTTGAACTAAAGAAGCACCATTTGATGAGCATATTAAACTTTCATGTTATCTGTTGGTTAGTAAAGCCTTATCTTCTTTCATTTAAATTTAACAATTTATGCCCCTTCCTTTTCCTAGTTCTCCAATTAGTAGCCCTTCACATTTTCCTTTGTGGGGGGCCAATCTCTGTACCATTTGTTCTTGTTGGGTGGATAATGGTTTCTGTAATTATTACTTTCATCCTTTCCTTGGCTTTTACTTCAACTAACTTTGTGGAGAACTTAATACCTACCTACAAGTTGTATTTTCATTAGGAGGTTTGTTGTTTGGTTGTAGTAAATTAGTGAAGTTGCCATGCTTTGTTTGTGGATCAGGAGAAAGTTTCGTTGGATTCACGGGTTGTGTACCCTCTTTACTTCGTTTTTGGTGATCACTATCATTTTATCTAGGTCCTAAGTCTTCTTTCTTGGAAGTTGGCTACTTTTTGTGGTACTTCTTGGAAGTTGGATGATGGCATAAAGAAACATATGTCTTGGGGTTTAGGCATCTTTTTTATTTGCCTCGTTGCTAGCACCGGCTAAGCTATTGACCAGGCATGTGTGCCTTTGATTATGGATATTCCTGAATCCAGTTTTAGATATACCACATCGAGCTAAGTTTCTCCAAGTGTGGAAGCTAATGAATTTTTCAAGGTCTTccaagttttttttctttttaaaaaaaggtgCAATGTGGTTGAATCACAGTTGGAAAATTTATTGTAAGGCCCCATTTGTCCATAcaaagtttttttcttttttcgacttttttttttccaaaatattGTTTGGTTATACGTTGGGCACTTGGGCTGAAACTAGTCTTGACCAGTTTTTCAACTGTGAAAATCTTCGAACTTCTAACTTTTTCAATTGAAATACATGTctaaacacaacttcaacttgcAAATATCATTTTTCAACTTTAAAAACTTTGTTCAAGTTTCAACCAAGTCTTTGTGCAAACGCCTATTAAGACTCATTGTAAGTCTGAAAAACTTGAAGTCGTGAAACTCAAAGTGAAATCCATGAAAGGAGTTGACTAATGCAACAACGGCTTTCAAATATACATTGCAAAACTCGCTCTCTCAATTAAGAACCTATTAAGTTTAAATTATGGATCAATCATTGATATTGACAGCTGAAAAAGTGCCACAACTAGTGATCATGAAAACCCTAATAAAAGAGTGACAGAGTACGTTACTATGGTGGTACACATTTTCTGAATACAAAATTGTGGGTATTGGGAGAGAGCAGACAGTGAAACTTGGTGGTCCATTCGTAACTTTGTTAGCATCCAAAGCATTGAAAGGAGTTTTCCATACCTCTCAAAGGTCTCATCATCCTTGGATCTTTTTGGCATTTGGGCCAATTGACAAGCTTCTAATAGCCAAAATGATCAAATAAATAGACAAGAAACAAAATTGTAAAGTAAACCATTTCAATCTCTGAACCCTTTTTTTGGTGATATTTCCATTATATATTGACTGGCTCTGTCCTCACTGGCAATTTGATTTGAAGTTGTTGTGTAGCTGTTTTTCACTCCAGAGTCCACGCAATTGAATGCCTTGGCATGTGCTATAGCCTATCACAAATAAGGTTTCTTCCCTTGGGGTGGACCACCCATCACTTCTGAACATGCATTTGCCCCAGTCACCATTATCATACTCTTATCCTCAGAGGTATTACCTAATCGTTAATAAAGTGGGTAAAAATTATAAGAAATTAGAGCTTAAAATTTAAGTAGAAACAAAAAACTTTAAATGATTTCTCCCCGTATGTTTAAATCTTGGTGAACGGGTTACTGAGTACATGTACTGGTGAAATATAGACTTAATTGATAGAATAGTCAAAGTACACACAAGTCATTCCGGACACTACTTACCAAAAATTGATAATCATACTCTTGATAAATTATCACTTCTGTACAATGCCTTGCCTCAATCATCATTTATCATACTCTCTATCGTTAAAGGTATGGCCTGACCATTCAGAGTATAAATTATCACTTCTGTACAATGCCTTGCCTCAATCATCATTTATCATATTCTCTATCATTAAAGGTATGGCCTGACCATTAATGAAGTGGGCAAGAATATTAAGAGACTCGGACTCAAATATTAGCAGAAATAAGAAGTTTAAGGTGATCTCTCATCATATACAAGTTTTGGTGGCAGAATTGCTCAATGCATGTACTAATGAAAGGTAGTACGTACCCGATAGAATAGTCGAGTACGCACAAGTGGAACAGGACACCAGATTACCAAAAGAAAATATCATACACTAACTAAATTGTGTGAAACCTTCTTTTAAAGCCGAAAAAAAAACAATGGAATGGTTTTCAAATACAACCACCATATTTTAGCTTTGCACAAACATACAAAATATAAGCTATGAAGCAAGAGAAGACTTTAGTGTAGCTAGACATTAGAAAGATTTCATCCACCCCATCCTACTTCATGTGCAATGTCTCTTATAAAATTCAAAGTATGTTATCTTCGagttgatttttcaaatgctaatatattttttttttcaattctcgAAATTAAAAATGAGGTCCAAGCAAGTACCAAATAATCATAAGGACCAGGATATTTTAAAAAGTTATTTTGCTTAATAAGATTATAAGGCTTAGGTTTTAGGTACAATGGAACATTGTCATATGATTCTGCATTTATCAGGTACTGTAAGAACCTAATCTACCTAATTAAAGGCTGtaccaaataaaatttgaaaCTAGGTTGAATCAACAGAAGATGATGATacaaaaaaaactaaatatacaTACAAGTTAGATCAAATATGTACAATTTGTCTCATTTAGTTGCATATAAAATGCATGTACTCACCATCTTTTTTGTAATTTATGAGTTTTGCAAGAAATCAACCTTGGCCTTTTTGTTAATTGATTCTCCGACCATTATAAATAATATTACTTCTTGTGAACAAGTACCTAAAATTATCATTCTGAGTAAAATAACATACAGGTATGTAGctgtttattattttattttacctTTTTTGGCCTTTGTGCTCCAGTTCTGGATTAAGGGTGGACAAGAGGACAGAGATTAAAGCTTTATTAACACTAATCAATGACAAACTCGACGAGTGAGCCATAATTAATGTAGTATAAGTAGTGTAATTggattattattatttctttggTTGAATAGAGTAGGATTAATTAAATTGAAAATCTTGGCAAACTCTTAAGCATGTGTATGTTTTCAGAGATTTATTTTTTCTATTCTGACATACTAATATTGTTAACATGAAAGTGGAATCCAAAGAGGGTGCTTGAGTAGATTTATGAGCTGATATAAGCACTTTCTAGCTTACATATGCACCAAAAGCTTACATTATAAGTCAAAATATAGAAATCATAAGTTGATCACCTTTAGCTTATTACTTTGCAGTATACAAGTTTTTTTTAGTTGGTCCATAATTTTACAATTTTATCCATAATCTCCATAGTATCTTTCCTAAATATTTTCCCCTAACTCCatcttcattttattttcatcattCACTCTTTTTCCTGTACCataaaacatatttttttttcaatatcgTTAAGGACATTTCAGTCTTTTAAACAAAAAAGAAGGAGCACTTAGCGGGAATGCCCTTATtacggggtggtctttaagttttgcccttcaaaatggtGATCTTTAAAGTTTGCCCTTCGCTAGGGACCGCTTGGTCACGGGTTCAAACCCCCGCTCaggtgaaaattaaaaaaaaaaaatcgcaaggcataagttcagAAAAAAGGCAGAGTTATGCCTtgcgaaaaaaagaaaaaaaaaatcactgagaGGGGATTCGAACCCGTGACCAAGGGGTCCCTAGCGAAGGGCAAAccttaaagaccatcaatttgaagggcaaaacttaaagaccaccccaaatgaagggcaatccacgcaaaagaaaaagaaaaagaagtgtTGATAACCACTCAAAAGCCCCGAATTGTTTAGAGGAGTTAATTCCCTGGATGGTCATTCAAGTTTAGAGAATTTCCTACAAAAATCACTTTTGTTTCATTTAGGACAATAAAGTCACTCAAGTATCACTACTTTCCTCTAAAAGTACCTAAACACCTCAAAGTCTCCTTCTCTCCTAGTTGGCATGCCACGTCATTAGAGCctcatattttttaaataatagACTTGTTTAACTCATCAAACTCATTtaattaaattcatattttatatcCAATCAAATGTGAACCGATTTAAAAACGGCAAAAGAACAAACTAGCATGTAATATAAATGAATTAGAATAAAAAGATGAATTCTTTAAATctataaatattaaaataaaaaaaaatgaatttgagtTACTTTAGAGCTTTAGTTTACATATTGCTAGACATTAACATGACAAGTCGGAATATCTATATCATTACATGAAATAAATTAAGAATATAGTATATTTCATATAAGActaataatataatattttaaaataaaaaataagaataataatataatattttaaacaagtattatagTAATGAAATTTTGAGAAATAGAAAGATCTCGATGGTATGGAATGGAGATACCAAAAATTATACActacatacataaaaataaagaGGAAAAATTTGCACtggctttattttttaaaatatacgattttatttgattttttaaaagttaaaccGATACGGATGTAATCTTTGTGTTATCTGTGTAATTCTATTTTAATGTGGAACGAATATGTTGTTTAATGTGGAAAAAAttatgctatttaaaaaaaacttgaatttgaatagaaaaattaaatttcttgaatttgaatagaaaaaataaattacttgaattttaatttaaattgaaatATATTTGTATCGGGATTTAAAGAAAATTTAGATTTGAAAAAGTGGCTTAATAGAAAGTATGGTTTGATTCTTTTGCCGCTTTTTAACCAGGTCATATTTAATTgggtataaaatatgaatttgattaaaTAAGTTTGATCAGTTAAATATgtctattattaaaaaaaaaaaaaaaactgggacTTTAGTGACATGGCATGCCAACTAGGAGAGAAGGAGGTTTTTGAGATGTTTAAGTACTCTTTAGGGAAAGTGATGATACATGAGTGACCTTATTATCCTAAATGAAATAAAAGTGACTTTTGTAGGAAATTATCTAAACTTGAATGACCATTCAAGAAATTAACTCTTATTTAGAGGGTTTCTCGTTAGACGACCATAAATGGACTTTTGGGCTTATTGAGAGGTGTACTGGAACagttcatttttttgcacggattgcccttcttttggggtggtctttaaattttacctctcatatttgtggtctttaaattttgcccttcgcttggatacctgaggttctgggttcgaacccccgctcaggcataaaataaaaaaataatttcgcaaggcagggctggagggagtgtatgccggatccgacataaagttcttaaggaaaaactaaagttatgccggagggggcataacttttcctcaaggcatagtttagttatgccttatggagcaaaacttttccttaaggaactatgccttatggggcagacttttaattaaggcataaccaaaattatgccccataaggcaaaactttttcttaaggtatagactttgccttataaagcaaacttttagttatgccttaaaggAAAAATTCCCccttatgtggcatactataaaagcttgcccattaaaagtatggcCCCAccagcataaacttgttaaggaattactaaacttatgccggacccggcatacttatgccaagtctgcccataaggcataagtatgccgggtccagcataactttggtaattccttcacaagtttatgctggtgggggcatacttttaatgggcaaacttttatgccggacccggcataaactttacttatgccaagtctgcccataaggcataagtatgccaggtccgacataactttggtaattccttcacaagtgtatgccgatgggggctgttgacacccaattttgtcctgcctctcctccgaaatacctatttgcgcttctaatattttttggaaaatttaaaaaaatatatttttattataattattagcttcttatcaataccggcgtttcactattctattacagtactaattattattatgttaccaatattattataattcacatttttatcataTTTTTTATCTAAGtattaataattacatattttatattaagtaatatttagTCTGTGTTAATTCAGTccataattaaatcctaaaaCTATTTGGGCTAAAGCCTAATTCGCGAAACCAGTCCACACTTTAATTCACTACTCAGCCCACATTTTTCAGCCCGCTATTCATTCAACATCAGCAGCCCATACCCGTTTTAATTttcacccgacccggcccaatctacttattttttttagttgcCCTAATCCTCTTTCCCTTTCCCTCATTTTCGCGCCTCCCCCCTTCCCCTTTCCTCTCTGATCCGCGCCTCTCCACCATCTCTtcgtccccaccaccgccgtttGCCCACGCCGCTCCCTTCCACTTACCTATGTCCCCCacgctcttctctctcttcttcacaagcAAAACGCTAGTTAACCCCCTATAAATATTTgcttcctaatctgcttaaaggGGGATTTTTTTTTGGATTCATGAAATTTCCCAAGAACTAGGTAATATTGAGTTCTTCAGCCGCTGAATTAGTTTGTTTTTTTAGCAGTCATAATATCGATTAATATCGAAAAAAACATACCAGacgtttttttccttttttttttactgctTCGAATCCAAGTGATACCAACTCGGAAGTTCGTGGTGTTTCGAGGTAGATCGGAGACTcaaagcctcacttcgctgcacccgaagaaggtaattcacCTCCCTTAGTTAATTTTCGGTAATTGTTTGAGCGCTTTAAACTACTTATGTGATTTGTTTGGTTAGTTATGTTTCAGTTCCTGTTCGTAGTGGTTTCAGTTGCATTATGTATGATTAAGCCTAGGGTAATCCCGTTTCTAGTACCGTAGTTGTTCAGCTCTATGTTCTGCATCAATTCGGGCTAATCAGGTGTTAGTTAGGTCTACATTGATTATTTAGTCTTCATTTGATTAGTTCTATATATTAGTTTGTAGTTTGTTAATTATGTGCATGTGCTTACCTTTTTAGCTGTTCTGCAGTGGTTCACTTTATGTCTTGTTTTGGTTAGCCATATGCTATTTAGCTTATAGTAGCTTAAGTATGGTTTGTCTGCTCAATAATGATTGGTCACAGATTAGTTCAGCTGCTTAGTTGTGCCATACATGTCAAGCTTTTGGCTAGTTGGGCATCAGATTGACCTGTGGTTTTGCCTGGCTATGCCTTTATATGATATCACATATTAGTTTAGGTTTATTCTTATTCCATGTGCTAGTTTAGCAGAAATCCTGTTGATACAATTGTATATGTTTATTTAGATGCTTAGTAGTTTAATATAAAAGTGAATGTTGTTTCAGTATGGTGTCTCTTTCATATTAGCTCAGCATGATCATATTTACCTTTTGTGCCTCTGTAGTGGTTGGTTTGACTTGAGCCTTGTTTGTCATTTGTGTCATGGTAACCATAATTTAAAATATGGCAATTGCCTTCCTTATTTGACTAGAATATGTTGTCAAGGTCAGCTGGTAATTAAGAAAAATGAGCTTCAAAGTGTTTAGCATTACCATAAGCTCATCTGATCTACTTAGCTGAGTGTGTATTAGTTTAAGTTAAACATTAGCCTGTTTCCCTTTTGCCATTTTAAATTGGGTCACTGCTGTAATCTACATCTACTCAAGATATTAGCATATGGTGTAAGCCTTTTACTTATCtgttttgtttctttctttcttttgtgtgTGGAAAGGTATGAAGAGAAGATATGAAGAGAAGCCTTCAGCGAAGAGTCAGAATGTGAAGAAAAATGGTCGCTATAGTAGAGAAGAAAAGCTCAATAGAAACCCCTCTCCAAGTGCCTCAGGTAAACTCATTCATACCATAATGCTGATTTCAATATAGTTttctaaataatatatatatatatacagtatatTGTAAACAATGTTACTAAGGAATAATTAGTGTTAGTGTAGTGGTACTACTAGTGACCGTTGCAGGGCCGGCTCAATGGGAAAGCAAATGTGTTAGGCCCCAAAAATTGGACACCCCAAAAGTCTTACTCCCTCCGtgccaatttatgtgacattctttcctttttagtcagtttcAAAAATTTCGATGGATAAAAATTTGGCTTGTTGGTAAGGGATTTTTgcctaaaaaataaaaataaaaatcaaatacatatatacgtatagaatttattaaacaaatttATGGCCTCTTATTGAGGTTTAGCATTAGGTCACCAATTTCGTGAAGCCGCCCCTGGTGACGGGGAGCGGATGGAAAATATAAGCTATGGGTTAAGCTGAACCTAGTAGCTTTGACTCAAATTGTTTATATGTGCAATCTACTAAATATGTACAAATATTAAATTTCGAACTCAATAACTCAATTGGTCAGTGGGTTCAGTGGCATCCTGAACCCATAAAGTTCAAATCTTGGATCCACCTTGTGacaagttgaagttttggaaataATATTGAAGTTAGTTTCGAAATATtagaaatatttaaaaagttaTAATTGAAAATGATCGTGAAGAAACTGCTGGCCTAATAATAGTAGCCATAGATGGAATGGGATAACGAgtgtaataaaaaaataaaaacgatTTTTCCTTTGTTTGTGTTCTGTTATTTGCCAAAAGttcccattttttttatttttttattgtttttggggtgggtggtggtTAATAGATGATTCAGGAGAAGAAAACTCAGAGATAGCTTCGGAGGAAGAAGCGGAAGCACAAAATGAGGAAGAAGATGTTATGGCTTATAAGGAGCCAACAATGTATGATAGTTTGTTGGAGTCGTTGAGGTAATAAAAAAAATTGCGACTTCTCGTAAGTATTGTTTTAAATGCTTGTATCTATTAAATACTTGTGATCATGATTTCTTGAAGTGTCAATTAGTTACTTTAATTTTGTGTATTTGGTTTTGCTTTTTATGTTGAACTACCGAGCTCTATATTCTTTAAATTAAAGCAAAGTCGACATTTTTGAACTACTTCATGCAAGGAAGTCTTTTCTGATGTGAAGGAACTCATAGATTTTCATACTATGTACCCTATCCAACTATTAGGCTTGATAAACAAATGAAGAAAAATTATTATTGCTTCGAGGTGTATGTTCAACCTGAAATGATCAGGCTTGTTGCACATCATGATTCATGAGGACCTCGTGCTCTCTCTGTCTTTTTTATGAGGGATAATGATTTTGCAAATAATTAGTTATGTTCTATGTAAAACAACAATAACTAGGCCTATCAGCATGTGGGATCTTCCAGGGGTTAAACTCGTAGGTATTGGATTGAATATGAATACTTGTAAACAAATGGTCTGCTTTCAGTGGGCTGGAGGTTGTGCAAGTATGGGGTTTTTTtgtgtggggggtgggggtgggggtcgTCTCCAGTACTTGTGTGTGTAGTCAACAGTAAGTATGCCTCAAGCACACAATATGATTCCGCTCCATTTATTAAGTTCTTTATGATTGCTGAATTGTTTTTGCATTGTTACAACCTTCTTTGAAGCAAAGGATTCTAATGGTTGTAGCACGTGTTGATCCTATTGTCATGTATTTTGGAACCATGAAGCTACTCAGATTATATCATGATAATGGGTGAATTGGGTGCAATTTTAGGACGAAACGAGGAGAATATAACACAGACTCAGAAGAAAGTGGAGACAATGTTGAGGAAGCTCATGGTGCCTCTGATGATGGCAATGAAGGTAAGGC comes from Lycium barbarum isolate Lr01 unplaced genomic scaffold, ASM1917538v2 unchr_scaffold_99, whole genome shotgun sequence and encodes:
- the LOC132625801 gene encoding probable inactive receptor kinase At1g48480 produces the protein MYSFSYTTMLGLGFPQNLSMLFVFVFFYSLFTTSSSSDLNSDRDALLALRAAVGGRTYLWNTTNTTPCNWAGISCENNRVTVLRLPASSLIGNLPVNTISNLTKLRTISLRFNRLSGSLPSDFSKLTELRNLYLQENNFTGDIPSSFFTLHFMVRLDLSNNNFTGEIPTGFNNLTRLRTLMLAKNQFSGSVPELKLPKLVQFNVSGNSLNGSIPKSLQGMPVDSFSGNSLCGKPLEICPGNGTQPAIATGGIEIGNGSHKKKKLSGGAIAGIVIGSVVGFVLLLLILFLLCRKRTGNNNARSVDVATYKHPETEVSRDKPSNVDPENGSGNNGYSVAAAAAAAMTGKGGESGENVVKKLNFFGNSARVFDLEDLLRASAEVLGKGTFGTAYKAVLEMGTVVAVKRLKDVTISEMEFREKIDSVGGMNHENLVPLRAYYYSREEKLLVYDYMPMGSLSALLHGNKGAGRTPLDWEVRSSIALGTARGVEYLHSQGPSVSHGNIKSSNVLLTKSYDARVSDFGLAQLVGPPTSPTRVAGYRAPEVTDPRKVSQKADVYSFGVLLLELLTGKAPTHALLNEEGVDLPRWVQSIVKEQWTSEVFDIELLRYQSVEEEMVQLLQLAIDCAAQYPDHRPSMSEVCDRIQELRRSSVGVTQEPSDLVNEFD